The nucleotide window CGGTCGCGCCGTTGCCACCATTACCGGGCGTCCCGCCGTTCCCGCCGTCGCCGCCAACTCCACCGACTCCGTGGCTGCCGTCGTGACCCGAGGCCGCCAGCGCGCTACCGCCGGCGCCACCGTCGCCGCCGGCCCCGCCGTTGCCGCCGTCACCACCGTTGCCACCGGCCTGACCGTCCGCACCCGGGCTGAGGCCGTCGAAACCGTTGTTCCCATTGCCGCCGGCTCCACCCTTACCGCCGGCCCCGCCGGCCCCACCGTCCCCACCGTTACCCGCCTGGAGTCCGCCGTTGCCGCCGGCTCCACCCTGTCCGCCCTGGCTGCCGTCGCCACCTGATTTGGAGGAAACACCCGAGGACCCGTTGAAACCGTCGCCGCCGGTTCCACCTGCTCCGCCGTCACCGACCAGACCACCGTCACCGCCCTTGCCACCGTCCCCGCCGGCCTTTCCGGTGCCGATGGCGTTGGCACCGTTGCCGCCCTTGCCGCCGTCACCACCGCTGGTGGGCGTAATACCGGCCGCGCCGTCTGCAGCGCGCCCGCCTCCACCGCTGGCGCCGCCGGACCCACCGGCCCCGCCGGTACCGGGGTCACCGCCGTTTCCACCATTCCCGCCAGCACCGGCGTTGACTCCGGCTGCGCCCGCCGCGCCACTGCCGCCATTGCCGGCAATCCCGCCGGAGCCGCCGGCACCACCGGACCCGCCAACACCGTGACTGCCCGCAACGCCGAGCAAGCCACCGGCGCCTCCGGCTCCACCGTCACCGCCGTCACCACCGACCCCGCCGATCCCGCCGTTGCCGCCGCTACCGCCATTCGCCCCAGCGCTGGCACCGCCGGCACCGGCGGCGCCGGCACCGCCGACTCCGCCGTCCGCGCCGTGTCCACCGCTCCCGCCGGCCCCACCGTTGCCGATCAGCGCCCCGCCGGACCCGCCGGTACCCCCGTTGCCGCCGCTGCCTCCGTTACCGCCGTTACCGCCGGATGCCCCCGGGGTGAGTGCCGCCGAACCTGAGGTAGCGGCAAGTCCGTCGCCACCGGCCCCGCCTACGCCGCCATTGCCGAACAACCGTGCGGCCCCACCGTCACCGCCGTTGCCTCCGAGTTCGCCGACACCACCAACACCGCCGGCCCCGCCGTTGCCGTACAGCAGCCCCCCGGTGCCGCCGTGACCGCCGACACCGCCGGACCCGCCGGCCGCGCCGACGCCACCGGCCCCGCCGATGCCGCCGCTACCCCACAGCAGGCCACCGGCGCCGCCGTTTCCGCCGGGCATCCCCGCTGCTGGGGCACCGGTGCTCACGCCAACCCCGCCCGAGCCGCCGGCACCACCGGTGCCGATCAAGCCAGCCGCTCCGCCCGCCCCACCAGCTTGCCCGGGCGCCCCGGATCCACCGGCGCCACCATTGCCATACAAGATGCCGCCCGCCCCGCCGGCCTGCCCCGTCCCGGGCGCACCGTTGGCGCCGTCGCCGATCAGCGGGCGGCCCAGCAGCGCCTGGGTGGGCGCATTGATCAGCGCCAGCAAATTCTGCTCGACATTGGCCGCCTCGGCGGCCCCATACCAGCTCGCACCACCGGACAGGGTCTGCACAAACCGGTCGTGGAACGCAGCCGCTTGCGCACTGATGGTCTGATACTCCCGGGCGTGGGCGCCGAACAGCGCCGCGATAGCGGCCGACACCTCGTCAGCGGCCGCGGGCAGAACCTCGGCGGTCGAGACCGCGGCGGCATTACTCGCCGCGCTGATCGCCGAACCGATGTTTGCTAAATCCGTTGCTGCCGACGTCAAAAATTCCGGTGCAACAACCACAAAGGACATCTGAATCTCCCAACAACCTGTGGCAAACCAGGTGGCGACTGGCATTCGGTGGCAAGCATTGAATGGAGATGCGGACAACGCCACCCCGAATATATCTCCGACGGACGCATTCCCGCTCGCAGAATCCCGCGCAAATGACAATCGCCCAAGAGCAAAATCGCTACAGCTATCGGCCGACCACTGTGCACCCTGCACACGCGGCGCTAAAGGCGCAGTAAACGGTCGAGCGGGCACCCGCTGCCACACCGCGGTCAGTCGACCGCGGGACTACCTCCGCTGCTCGCCGATCGTCACCAGCCACGCGGCGACATTCGCCTCGCCATGGTGCTAACGACCGCGATGTTGTCAAAACCTCTGCGGCGCTTGGAATCGAAGGCCGCGTTGACGCGCACGACCGTGGCGTTGCCACGACCAGGCACCTGCCCCGCGTCGAGTTTGCTGACCTTAGGCTCGTCGATCAAACCTGGCAATTTTGGTCACCTTCGCCATCCTTGCCCTGCCAACCTGCCGCGGATCAACAACGCAGGTCGAATTGTTCAAGATCAGGTTTCGCGAGCATGGCTCGGTGTTCAGCCGGCGCAAAAGGCCAAACTTCCGGCACTCCGTCTTTGTTCAGGTACCAACTATCACAGCCTGACGTCCACACGGTGTTGGGCATTGCAGCTCGCAATTTGGAATTGAATTCTTCGGTCGCCGATGCGGTCGCCTCAACCGTGTCGAACTCGTGGTGGCGCCACCGCTGAATCCACCGCAGAATGTGATCGGCCTGTGATTCGGCGATGCCGGTCAGAGGGAAATTTCCCACCGGACTATGCGGTCCCAACATCATGAAGAAGTTCGGGAAACCCGGTATGGCGACGGTGAGGAAGGCGTATGGACCGCCCTCCCAGACGTCGTCGATCTTGAGGCCACCGCGACCGGTCAGCTGCATTGGCCGAAAAAATGGCGTGCGAGTCAAACCCGGTGGCGAGCACGATGACATCCACCTCGTGCAGCATGCCCTCGTCGGTCACCATGCCCCGGTGTTGGACGTGATCGATGCCGCTGGTGACCAGTTCGACATCGTCCCGCTGGATCGCCCGGTAGAAGCCGGCGGACATCACCAAACGTTTGCACATTGGTTGGTAATCAGGCGTCAGTGCCTGGCGCAAATCCGGGTCACGGACCAGACTAGGCTGGCGCGGCACGTCACCCGCGCCCCCGGCGATGCCAGCCCGGTTTGAGTCAGTGCCGCCGTAAACTGCTCGAAGACACATCCCCATGCCTTGTAGGCCAACGAATCAAGCCACGGAGCAGCGCGGTAGATCGCACGAGTCAGCTTCGAATATGTGCGGTTTGGCCAGGGCAGAATCCACTAGCGACGTGCGCTGGAACATGGTGAGCTTCGCGGCCACGCCGGCGAGGGCGGAAACCAGTTGGACACCAGTAGATCCGGTTCCGATCACCGCGATGCGGCGGTCTTTGAGCACCACCTGGTGATTCCAGCGAGCCGAGTGGAAGGCGCTGCCAGCGAAGTGCTCCAAGCCGTCGATGTCGGGTAGGTGGGGATGGTGCAGCAATCCGGTCGCCGCGATCAAGAAAACGAATTTCGACTCCTCTCCGGCGGTGGTCCGCACCCACCAGCTGCCGTTGTCGAATCGCGCGCCAGCGATTTCCGTCCCGAACCGAATCCTCTCCCTTAGTCGATAGTAATCAGTCACTTCACGAAAATAGGAATGGATTTCGCGCCCCGACGAGAAAAGGCTAGACCACTGCGGATTCTTCGCAAAGGAGTACTGGTAGAGCCGCGAAGGAACATCGCAGACCAAACCCGGATAGGTGTTGTCACGCCAGGTTCCGCCCACATCGCTGGCCTTCTCATACAGAGTGGCGACATTCTCAATCCCGTTGGTCAGCAACCTGATTGCTAGGCACAGTCCAGACATGCCTGCACACACAACGGCAACAGCGGGGTCGCGCTTCATCATCGATCTAACCGCTCTCTGACGGACACACGACCAAAACTTCTTTCTAAAATCGCATTCTGCAATAGGGTGTTGAATTAACACTGTCGTTGGCAGCACAAGATACGGGCCACATACCCATCGGTGTCAAATTTGGTTCGCCACGATAAGCGAATCAGAATCTAATTCCGATTTTGTTGCACGCAAGTAATTAAGCAGATTTTGCGTACTACGCGGGCGTCTATGCCGCTATCAGGGCTGCAGGCGTTCGATTCGCGATCCGATGACCCGAATCCGGTTGTGCACTCGGTTTTCCCGACCCTGCCAGAACTCCACGATCTCGGGTGCAATCACGTAACCGCCCCAATTCGGTGGTACGGGGATGCGATCCGAGTCGGCAAAGCGCGCCGTTACCTGGGCGAGTTGGTCGAGCAGCGCCGCCCGCGACGCAATCGGCTGCGACTGGCGCGACGCCCAGGCACCCAGCTGAGAACCACGCGGTCGCTTGGACCAATAGTCCTCGGTCACCTGAGGATCCACCCGACCCACCGGGCCTCGAACGTGGATTTGCCGACCCAGCTGGTACCAAGGAAACGTCACCGACGCGTATGGCGTCGCCGCCAGCTGGGCGCCCTTGGCGGAGTCGTAACTGGTGAAGAACGTGATCCCGGCCTCATCCGCGGCCTTGCACAACACCGAGCGGGTGACCGGGCGGCCCTCCGAGACGGTAGCCAGCACCATCGCGTTGGGCTCGGCGACGCCCGCGCGCTCTGCGT belongs to Mycobacterium basiliense and includes:
- the pdxH gene encoding pyridoxamine 5'-phosphate oxidase, whose translation is MTGPRDDQQLAAMRVEYGSIEKDGDPDLDADWLADGWLALFRKWMADAERAGVAEPNAMVLATVSEGRPVTRSVLCKAADEAGITFFTSYDSAKGAQLAATPYASVTFPWYQLGRQIHVRGPVGRVDPQVTEDYWSKRPRGSQLGAWASRQSQPIASRAALLDQLAQVTARFADSDRIPVPPNWGGYVIAPEIVEFWQGRENRVHNRIRVIGSRIERLQP